From Coffea arabica cultivar ET-39 chromosome 10e, Coffea Arabica ET-39 HiFi, whole genome shotgun sequence, one genomic window encodes:
- the LOC140015353 gene encoding uncharacterized protein isoform X3, with protein sequence MEVPPFHHHRYVPPPSNFSESPNFYHHPQSHHRLPAPAQQHHHQHHQQPPPLPHLPPPSAPQHHRPHLRPQLPPPPPLPTPPQSQFKFRPRHHAIDPVPSPSPGPAPSGQFSNFIPPHLLNQPARPPLSPHRVPSNHQYDHRHRNPSFYNENSRFSDPWLDLPAPARAPVEPDFRYQPQQQRRPLSPLPPRTDSYVMRDFDGSARYRDDGISEGFRNAANPEIPLWGEWKERDFEVVDDGNDYRYHSGHPGFERNISPGFERGIDRINRDIVAADSRDICISQSPSRNFSLNVGNYESYNDRADDLRWAYSRLEKDHEHVEDDRVSLASYGVRRELFDSCYDDDDRLSSDRVEEELYSRSLRKKQVQKKSALLRIQLGKGNNRNNNRNKSHDNSRYSRAYYDDSKLSFGGSFKGKEKDDFVHPDWKTEGQREKSPVELDVSFKSNALVAKAIKATSSPMAEPDKSLAPRNRKLKKINSNDGQGIKMSENSVKAASFASELDASSFSDKDHKESSDKIISFKPDTSTGGLDSLLSSDKRGKGSAEKVIVVKTDNSAPGLDFPSGSGKDLEVLTEETSVCDCRTDVVEENNAGNESLALVCSDQGVKRVAPDGVHLQRARKKKTVRVSIQNETTNVDNSSTSSQSAASDLDEGVTLLRDSTSSAGLDATNDVLSPSLTNDLAVEEVNNSSENVVSDIKEDGVGISPSQKIPSQFSALLSVSLNPGDTDLHGGSRNEDKVVDNELFGLNSDKDLIESQNTFVPSCMGDPDAAVELPCLNGSLLVENDLLREDILSVHSNVSLSTLKENEVHDGQIDASTSTLNACSASTLCKSPGSMPIAHKGYIDTGSEEFVPLQVNVSHENDNDRDSPHPNLLVTDVGILGPSKIEKPTTCEVAENHDLYDNSLNCPASSKSFFSDPLGKSAASDTCLLEDSGKQSIAGCATSLPLNAPRERFPRSMVSHSPKVGRKRKARDDQPGIHDKLTSEADGFIASALDDGDRSSTLWVAKNLVSAEEEIGLGNGSNGVETGCPEEGPPEFNPSVQSGKKRKGFSLTLPSPALSEISQDPKDATQPGCLSDAEEHTIQPEDRVDLSSSCDTAFAGVTPYSEASVILLREDVTAGESYQSPGGGTRGHSAILENEMPSPAKLEADKNDNASSSLSASALQIADDTLSGSGEGNFIRSDMNEKQCFGDADHANHLILEETLAARGNTSLCSDLGGVSASSSTDRQMDSVPDTLSCMGSPEDVISSISTGMLNDGTRLSNLSEIIEGKDPISNKNLISGGDMIPLSVKPPSHTSKRGTKLGDAVPLDLAVDIKAPSLLSRKTFKVTQDSNPLPKKSSLTTNVPNSSFIGNFSGPTSIKYPSASKVSPFNHVARPRTWHRTLSSSPSIKYPSASKVSPFNHVARPRTWHRTLSSSPSVVGQKPHGNCIQPQTNNKKEVAKVQSSYVRRGNSLVRKPSPVVATPQGVKASRSSIGHLDSGIHDMRKGGGSENTTRVVDPPGSASLDASNACPVRPKTPPLISSVKLLDCLAPNPGDLTFSLLADQPINKCPFETPCKSSEHMNTGRSSQDEAKSSFNGCQTGVGKDSDCQNNADESSNGKKILYVKRKSNQLVAASDSDDISLHSAEKAQVLSSGGYYKRRKNQLIRTSLEEGVRQRVVPDKILSLQQQDAQKNIQTRCSNKRLPGFMKKKFSLVWTLCGTMSSKKDGSSERWQRVLPYLFPWRRATYWTNFMHSLSSVPIDSAASTVGQKLLLSRKRDAIYKKSISGFSLRRSKVLSVGGRSLKWSKSIERKSRKANEDATLAVVAAEKRKRARNGAVFTLSKSRNYVSRERIFRIGSERYRMDPTRKTLQRISDERPSYSDDPTENKRKKFYVPRRLLIGSDEYIRIGNGNQLVRDPKRRIRILANEKVRWSLHTARLRLARKKKYCQFFTRFGKCNKDDKKCPYIHDPSKIAVCTKFLNGSCSNPDCKLTHQVIPERMQDCSYFLQGLCSNESCPYRHVNVNPNSPICEGFLRGYCADGNECQKKHTYVCPAFEATGDCPQGPKCKLHHPKKKRKGMKRKAASVQKNARGRYFGAKPPDIAVSKAAVSEIISGKGDDIFAQDGKFSDYISLDVSIEEMERSFELRSEPTYYNEEPSHMEEAEVDELIKPVRIMNKNLITASSPAVNSSSDMTTSYVSEESLL encoded by the exons ATGGAGGTCCCTCCATTCCACCACCACAGGTACGTTCCTCCTCCCTCAAATTTTTCTGAAAGCCCTAATTTTTACCACCACCCCCAATCCCACCACCGTCTTCCTGCGCCGGCACAGCAGCACCACCACCAACACCACCAGCAGCCGCCACCCCTCCCTCACCTTCCACCACCTTCAGCGCCGCAGCATCACCGACCACACCTCCGTCCTCaactccctccccctccccctctccctACCCCTCCCCAGTCCCAATTCAAATTCCGCCCCCGCCACCATGCGATTGACCCTgtcccctccccctcccccggCCCTGCTCCCTCCGGCCAATTTTCCAACTTCATTCCGCCCCATCTTCTCAACCAACCAGCTCGCCCGCCTTTATCCCCTCATAGGGTTCCATCTAACCACCAGTACGACCACCGTCATCGAAACCCAAGCTTTTACAATGAGAATTCTCGATTTTCTGACCCTTGGCTGGACTTGCCTGCGCCGGCTAGGGCTCCGGTTGAGCCTGACTTCCGTTACCAGCCGCAGCAGCAGCGCCGGCCTCTTTCCCCTCTTCCGCCCCGAACTGATAGTTATGTAATGAGGGATTTTGATGGTAGTGCTAGATATAGGGATGATGGGATCTCTGAGGGGTTTAGAAATGCTGCTAATCCAGAAATTCCTTTGTGGGGTGAGTGGAAAGAGAGAGATTTTGAAGTAGTCGATGATGGGAATGATTACCGGTATCATAGCGGTCATCCTGGGTTCGAGAGGAATATTAGTCCTGGCTTTGAAAGGGGTATTGATAGAATCAACAGGGATATTGTAGCTGCTGATTCTCGAGACATTTGTATCAGCCAGAGCccatctagaaatttttccttgAATGTAGGAAATTATGAGTCGTATAATGATAGAGCGGACGATCTTAGATGGGCTTATTCCCGGTTAGAGAAGGACCACGAGCATGTTGAGGATGATAGGGTTTCATTAGCCTCTTATGGTGTGCGGCGGGAGTTATTTGATAGTTGCTATGATGATGACGATAGGTTGAGTAGTGATAGGGTTGAAGAAGAGCTGTACAGTAGGTCTCTCAGGAAGAAACAAGTGCAGAAAAAGAGCGCTTTGCTTAGGATTCAGTTAGGAAAGGGTAACAACAGAAACAACAATAGGAATAAAAGCCATGATAATAGCCGTTATTCGAGGGCTTATTATGATGACTCAAAATTGAGTTTCGGTGGTAGCTTCaaggggaaagaaaaagatgattttGTACATCCGGATTGGAAAACAGAGGGGCAGAGGGAGAAAAGCCCTGTGGAGCTGGATGTTTCATTTAAATCAAATGCACTTGTTGCCAAGGCTATAAAGGCTACCTCAAGCCCTATGGCTGAGCCGGATAAGAGTTTAGCACCTAGAAATAGGAAGCTCAAGAAAATTAATTCCAATGATGGCCAAGGAATTAAAATGAGTGAGAATTCGGTTAAAGCTGCAAGTTTTGCCAGTGAACTTGATGCTTCATCTTTTTCTGACAAAGATCATAAGGAGTCATCGGATAAGATTATTTCTTTCAAACCTGACACTTCTACAGGCGGTTTGGATTCTCTGTTGAGTTCTGACAAACGTGGTAAAGGATCAGCAGAGAAGGTTATTGTGGTTAAAACTGACAACTCTGCACCTGGGCTGGATTTTCCTTCTGGTTCAGGCAAAGATCTGGAAGTGTTGACCGAGGAAACATCAGTGTGTGATTGTAGGACAGATGTTGTTGAAGAAAACAATGCAGGTAATGAATCTTTGGCGTTGGTATGTTCTGATCAGGGTGTTAAACGTGTTGCACCTGATGGAGTACATTTGCAAAGAGCTAGGAAGAAGAAGACTGTTAGAGTTTCTATTCAAAATGAGACTACTAATGTTGACAATTCTTCTACAAGCAGTCAGTCTGCAGCCTCTGATCTGGATGAGGGTGTTACACTTTTGAGAGATAGTACTTCTTCTGCTGGACTGGATGCAACGAATGATGTTCTTTCGCCATCTCTTACAAATGATCTTGCTGTTGAGGAAGTAAATAATTCTTCGGAAAATGTAGTTTCTGATATAAAGGAAGATGGTGTTGGCATCAGTCCTAGTCAGAAAATTCCATCTCAATTTTCCGCTTTGCTGTCTGTATCATTGAATCCTGGGGATACTGATTTACATGGGGGTTCCAGGAATGAAGATAAAGTGGTTGATAATGAGCTTTTTGGGTTGAATTCTGACAAAGATCTAATTgaatcacaaaatacatttgTTCCTTCTTGTATGGGTGATCCAGATGCTGCTGTTGAGCTTCCTTGTTTGAATGGATCTTTACTGGTTGAGAATGATCTTCTTAGAGAGGACATCCTGTCAGTCCACAGCAATGTTAGCTTGTCAACTTTGAAGGAGAACGAGGTTCATGATGGTCAGATAGATGCATCAACCTCAACCCTCAATGCATGTAGTGCTTCAACTTTATGTAAAAGTCCAGGAAGTATGCCTATCGCACATAAGGGGTATATAGATACTGGTTCTGAGGAGTTTGTCCCACTTCAGGTCAATGTATCGCATGAGAATGACAATGATAGAGATTCGCCTCATCCAAATCTATTGGTTACTGATGTTGGAATTCTTGGTCCATCAAAGATTGAGAAACCAACCACCTGTGAAGTTGCCGAAAATCATGATTTGTATGATAATAGTTTGAATTGCCCTGCATCGTCTAAAAGCTTCTTTTCAGATCCTTTAGGGAAAAGTGCTGCTTCTGATACCTGCTTATTGGAGGATAGTGGCAAGCAGTCAATTGCTGGCTGTGCTACATCATTACCTTTGAATGCTCCTCGTGAAAGATTTCCAAGGTCGATGGTTTCTCATTCACCGAAGGTCGGGAGGAAGAGGAAGGCTAGAGATGATCAACCAGGTATTCATGATAAACTGACTAGTGAAGCAGATGGGTTTATTGCTAGTGCTCTAGATGATGGCGATAGAAGCTCAACTCTTTGGGTGGCAAAGAATCTTGTTTCTGCAGAGGAGGAAATTGGTCTGGGAAATGGATCTAATGGTGTGGAAACAGGCTGTCCAGAGGAAGGCCCTCCAGAGTTTAATCCTTCTGTTCAAAGTGGGAAGAAGAGAAAGGGTTTTTCTTTAACATTGCCCTCTCCGGCACTTTCTGAAATCAGCCAAGACCCTAAAGATGCAACTCAACCAGGATGTTTGTCTGATGCTGAAGAACATACTATTCAACCAGAAGACAGAGTTGATCTTTCTAGCTCATGTGATACTGCTTTTGCTGGTGTGACACCTTATTCGGAGGCATCAGTCATTTTGTTGAGAGAGGACGTAACTGCTGGGGAATCATATCAGTCACCTGGAGGTGGCACTAGGGGGCATTCTGCAATACTTGAAAATGAGATGCCTTCACCAGCAAAGTTAGAAGCTGATAAAAATGATAATGCTTCTTCGAGTCTTTCTGCTTCTGCCCTTCAAATTGCTGATGATACGCTTAGCGGAAGTGGTGAGGGAAATTTTATTAGGTCTGATATGAATGAGAAGCAATGTTTTGGAGATGCTGATCATGCAAATCACTTGATTCTAGAAGAAACTTTGGCTGCTCGTGGTAATACATCTTTATGCTCTGATTTAGGTGGTGTCTCTGCTAGCAGTTCTACTGATAGACAGATGGACTCTGTTCCTGATACATTGTCCTGTATGGGTTCTCCTGAAGATGTGATTTCTAGTATAAGCACAGGTATGTTGAATGATGGTACACGACTTAGCAACTTATCAGAAATTATTGAGGGGAAGGATCCTATATCTAACAAGAATCTTATTTCTGGGGGTGACATGATCCCACTTTCAGTAAAGCCACCTTCACATACTTCAAAAAGGGGCACAAAATTAGGTGATGCAGTTCCTTTGGATCTGGCTGTAGATATTAAAGCTCCCTCACTGTTATCTCGGAAAACTTTTAAAGTAACTCAGGACTCAAATCCTTTACCGAAGAAATCAAGTTTGACAACGAATGTGCCAAACTCATCTTTCATTGGTAATTTTTCTGGACCTACATCTATCAAGTACCCCTCTGCATCAAAAGTATCTCCATTCAACCATGTTGCAAGACCACGAACATGGCATCGAACTCTTAGCTCTTCCCCTTCTATCAAGTACCCCTCTGCATCAAAAGTATCTCCATTCAACCATGTTGCAAGACCACGAACATGGCATCGAACTCTTAGCTCTTCCCCTTCTGTTGTGGGACAAAAACCACATGGAAACTGCATTCAACCACAGACTAATAATAAGAAAGAGGTTGCTAAGGTTCAAAGCTCTTATGTTCGTAGGGGAAACAGTCTTGTTAGGAAGCCATCTCCAGTTGTTGCTACCCCCCAAGGAGTAAAGGCTTCCAGGTCCTCTATTGGACACTTGGATTCTGGTATCCATGATATGAGGAAGGGTGGAGGATCTGAGAATACAACTAGGGTTGTTGACCCACCAGGCTCTGCATCATTGGATGCATCCAATGCTTGTCCAGTGAGGCCAAAAACCCCGCCACTAATAAGTAGCGTAAAATTATTGGATTGCCTGGCTCCCAACCCAGGGGATTTGACTTTCTCACTCCTGGCTGATCAACCAATAAATAAGTGTCCTTTCGAAACTCCTTGCAAATCTTCAGAGCACATGAATACGGGGAGGTCTTCTCAGGATGAAGCGAAATCTTCTTTTAATGGTTGCCAAACTGGTGTAGGGAAAGATTCGGATTGCCAGAATAATGCGGATGAAAGCAGTAACGGGAAGAAGATACTATATGTTAAGAGAAAGTCAAATCAGTTGGTTGCAGCTTCTGATTCGGATGATATATCTCTCCATAGTGCAGAGAAGGCCCAAGTGTTATCATCTGGTGGCTACTATAAGAGGAGGAAAAATCAGCTGATCAGGACATCATTGGAAGAAGGTGTAAGGCAAAGGGTCGTCCCGGATAAGATCTTAAGCTTGCAGCAGCAGGATGCTCAGAAGAATATCCAGACTAGGTGTTCTAATAAGAGGCTGCCTG GGTTTATGAAGAAAAAGTTTTCTCTGGTTTGGACACTGTGCGGTACAATGTCATCAAAGAAAGATGGTAGTTCAGAGAGATGGCAGAGAGTGCTGCCATACTTATTTCCTTGGAGAAGGGCTACATACTGGACCAATTTCATGCACAGTTTGAGTTCCGTTCCAATTGACAGTGCAGCTTCTACAGTTGG CCAGAAACTGCTGTTATCAAGAAAGAGGGATGCAATCTATAAAAAATCAATTAGTGGATTCTCCCTTCGAAGATCCAAGGTACTTAGTGTGGGTGGTCGTAGTTTGAAGTGGTCAAAATCCATTGAGAGGAAATCCAGAAAAGCTAATGAG GATGCTACACTAGCAGTTGTTGCAGCTGAGAAGCGGAAAAGAGCACGAAATGGTGCTGTTTTTACTCTGTCTAAGAGCAGAAATTATGTTTCTC GCGAGCGGATATTCCGAATTGGTTCAGAGAGATATAGAATGGACCCGACCAGGAAGACGTTACAAAGGATCTCAG ATGAGCGACCTTCATACTCAGATGACCCGactgaaaacaaaagaaagaagtttTATGTTCCAAGGAGATTACTAATTGGCAGTGATGA ATACATTCGAATTGGAAATGGTAATCAGTTAGTTAGAGATCCAAAGAGAAGAATTCGAATATTGGCAAATGAGAAAGTTCGTTGGAGTCTGCACACTGCTAGATTGCGATTGGCTAGAAAGAAAAAGTACTGTCAGTTTTTTACAAGATTTGGGAAATGTAACAAGGATGATAAAAAATGTCCTTACATCCACGATCCCTCAAAAATTGCGGTCTGCACTAAATTTTTGAATGGTTCTTGCTCCAATCCTGATTGCAAGTTGACTCATCAG GTCATTCCTGAGCGGATGCAAGATTGCTCCTATTTTCTGCAAG GATTGTGCTCTAATGAAAGTTGTCCATATAGACATGTTAATGTGAACCCAAATTCCCCTATTTGTGAAGGTTTTCTAAGGGGTTATTGTGCTGATGGCAATGAG TGCCAGAAGAAACACACATATGTATGTCCTGCATTTGAAGCTACAGGAGATTGTCCGCAAGGTCCTAAGTGCAAGCTTCACCATCCCAAAAAGAAACGGAAGGGAATGAAAAGGAAGGCTGCAAGTGTTCAGAAAAATGCGCGAGGACGCTATTTTGGAGCTAAGCCTCCAGATATCGCAGTCTCAAAAGCAGCTGTTTCTGAAATAATATCTGGAAAGGGTGATGACATTTTTGCTCAGGATGGAAAGTTCAGTGATTATATTAGCTTAGATGTTAGCATTGAAGAAATGGAACGAAGTTTTGAGCTGAGAAGCGAGCCGACTTACTACAATGAAGAACCTTCACACATGGAAGAAGCCGAGGTCGATGAACTGATAAAACCTGTCCGCATAATGAACAAAAATTTAATTACGGCTTCATCTCCTGCAGTTAATAGTTCAAGTGATATGACCACCAGCTATGTTTCGGAGGAGTCTCTGTTGTAG